In a single window of the Jaculus jaculus isolate mJacJac1 chromosome 9, mJacJac1.mat.Y.cur, whole genome shotgun sequence genome:
- the LOC101597777 gene encoding keratin, type I cytoskeletal 13 has product MSCRLQNSSFSYGGGFGGGSCKLGGGRSISSCSTRFVSGSAGGYGGGMSCGFGGGFGGGIGGGFGGGFGGGFGDFGGGDGGLLSGNEKITMQNLNDRLASYLDKVRALEEANADLEVKIRDWHLKQSPASPERDYSHYYKTIEELREKILAATIDNNRVILEIDNARLAADDFRLKYENELALRQSVEADINGLRRVLDELTLSKTDLEMQIETLTEELAYMKKDHEEEMKELNNQVVGQVNVEMDATPGIDLTRVLAEMREQYEALAEKNRRDAEEWFQSKSAELNKEVSSNAAMIQTSKTEITELRHTLQSLEIELQSQLSMKAGLESSLAETECRYALQLQQIQGLISSIETQLSELRSEMECQNQEYKMLLDIKTRLEQEIATYRSLLEGQDAK; this is encoded by the exons ATGAGCTGTCGCCTGCAGAACTCCTCCTTCAGCTACGGCGGTGGTTTTGGAGGCGGCTCTTGTAAGCTCGGAGGAGGCCGCAGCATCTCTTCCTGTTCTACGCGGTTTGTGTCTGGATCGGCCGGAGGCTACGGAGGAGGCATGAGCTGCGGCTTTGGCGGCGGTTTCGGAGGTGGCATCGGCGGTGGCTTTGGCGGAGGCTTCGGGGGTGGCTTCGGTGACTTTGGAGGTGGCGATGGCGGGCTCCTGTCTGGCAATGAGAAGATCACCATGCAGAACCTCAACGACCGCCTGGCGTCCTACCTGGACAAGGTGCGCGCCCTGGAGGAGGCGAACGCCGACCTGGAGGTGAAGATCCGAGACTGGCACCTGAAACAGAGCCCAGCGAGCCCGGAGCGCGACTACAGCCACTATTACAAGACCATCGAGGAACTCCGGGAAAAG ATCCTGGCAGCCACCATTGACAACAACCGGGTCATCCTGGAGATCGACAATGCCAGGCTGGCAGCGGATGACTTCAGGCTCAA gtatGAGAATGAGCTGGCCCTGCGCCAGAGTGTGGAGGCCGACATCAACGGCCTGCGCAGGGTGCTGGACGAGCTGACCTTGTCTAAGACTGACCTGGAGATGCAGATCGAGACCCTCACGGAGGAGCTGGCCTACATGAAGAAGGACCACGAGGAG GAGATGAAGGAGCTCAACAACCAGGTGGTAGGCCAGGTCAACGTGGAGATGGACGCCACTCCTGGCATCGACCTGACCCGGGTGCTGGCCGAGATGAGAGAGCAGTATGAGGCCCTGGCAGAGAAGAACCGTCGGGATGCTGAGGAATGGTTCCAGAGCAAG AGCGCAGAGCTGAACAAGGAAGTGTCCTCCAACGCCGCCATGATCCAGACCAGCAAGACAGAGATCACTGAGCTCAGGCATACTCTGCAGAGCCTAGAGATCGAGCTGCAGTCCCAGCTGAGCATG AAAGCTGGCCTGGAGAGCAGCTTGGCAGAGACAGAGTGCCGCTACGCCCTGCAGCTGCAGCAGATCCAGGGGCTCATCAGCAGCATCGAGACCCAGCTGAGCGAGCTCCGCAGCGAGATGGAGTGCCAGAACCAGGAGTACAAGATGCTGCTGGACATCAAGACGCGGCTGGAGCAGGAGATCGCCACCTACCGCAGCCTGCTCGAGGGCCAGGATGCCAAGTAG
- the LOC101597286 gene encoding keratin, type I cytoskeletal 15 isoform X2 codes for MTSYSYRQSSATSSFGGLGGGSVRFGAGSTFRAPSIHGGSGGRGVSVSSARFVSSSSGGYGGSYGGGSLGGSDGLLAGNEKITMQNLNDRLASYLDKVRALEQANGELEVKIRDWYQKQSPASPERDYSPYFKTIEEIRDKILAATIDNSRVILEIDNARLAADDFRLKYENELALRQSVEADINGLRRVLDELTLARTDLEMQIENLNEELAYMKKEHEEALKEFSSQLAGQVNVEMDAAPGVDLTRMLAEMREQYEAIAEKNRRDAEAWFFSQTEELNKEVASNTEMIQTSKTEITDLRRTLQGLEIELQSQLSMKAGLENSLAEIECRYALQLQQIQGLISSIETQLSELRSEMECQNQEYNMLLDIKTRLEQEIATYRSLLEGQDAKMAGVGVREASLGGGGGGSSGSSNFRVHVEETVDGKVVSSRKRDI; via the exons ATGACTTCCTACAGCTACCGGCAGTCCTCCGCCACCTCGTCCTTCGGGGGTCTGGGCGGCGGCTCCGTGCGCTTTGGAGCTGGGAGCACCTTCCGCGCGCCCAGTATCCACGGGGGATCAGGTGGCCGCGGCGTGTCCGTGTCCTCCGCTCGCTTCGTGTCCTCGTCTTCCGGGGGTTATGGTGGGAGCTATGGTGGTGGATCCCTGGGTGGGTCCGACGGGCTGCTGGCCGGCAACGAGAAG ATCACCATGCAGAACCTCAACGACCGCCTGGCGTCCTACCTGGACAAGGTGCGCGCCCTGGAGCAGGCCAACGGGGAGCTGGAGGTGAAGATCCGAGACTGGTACCAGAAGCAGAGCCCAGCGAGCCCGGAGCGCGACTACAGCCCCTACTTCAAGACCATAGAAGAGATCCGGGACAAA ATCCTGGCTGCCACCATCGACAACTCGCGGGTCATCCTGGAGATCGACAACGCCAGGCTGGCAGCGGATGACTTCAGGCTCAA GTACGAGAATGAGCTGGCCCTGCGCCAGAGCGTGGAGGCCGACATCAACGGCCTACGCAGGGTGCTGGACGAGCTGACCTTGGCCAGGACGGATCTGGAGATGCAGATTGAAAACCTGAACGAGGAGCTGGCCTACATGAAGAAGGAGCACGAGGAG GCGTTGAAGGAGTTCAGCAGCCAGCTGGCCGGCCAGGTCAACGTGGAGATGGACGCGGCACCCGGGGTGGACCTGACCCGCATGCTGGCTGAGATGAGGGAGCAGTACGAGGCCATCGCAGAGAAGAACCGTCGGGATGCCGAGGCCTGGTTCTTCAGCCAG aCTGAAGAGCTGAACAAGGAGGTGGCTTCCAACACAGAGATGATCCAGACCAGCAAGACGGAGATCACAGACCTGAGACGCaccttgcaggggctggagattgAGCTGCAGTCTCAGCTCAGCATG AAAGCTGGGCTCGAGAACTCGCTGGCAGAGATCGAGTGCCGCTACGCCCTGCAGCTGCAGCAGATCCAGGGGCTCATCAGCAGCATCGAGACCCAGCTGAGCGAGCTCCGCAGCGAGATGGAGTGCCAGAACCAGGAGTACAACATGCTGCTGGACATCAAGACGCGGCTGGAGCAGGAGATCGCCACCTACCGCAGCCTGCTCGAGGGCCAGGATGCCAA GATGGCTGGCGTGGGCGTCAGGGAAG CCTCTCTGGGAGGCggaggcggcggcagcagcggcagcagcaatTTCCGCGTCCATGTGGAGGAGACAGTGGATGGAAAGGTGGTTTCCTCCCGCAAGAGGGACATCTAA
- the LOC101597286 gene encoding keratin, type I cytoskeletal 15 isoform X1: MATAFLQTSSSTFGGGSTRGASLRAGGGGFGGGSLYGGGGSRLSVASARFVSSGAGGGYGGGMSCGFGGGFGGGIGGGFGGGLGGGFGDFGGGDGGLLSGNEKITMQNLNDRLASYLDKVRALEQANGELEVKIRDWYQKQSPASPERDYSPYFKTIEEIRDKILAATIDNSRVILEIDNARLAADDFRLKYENELALRQSVEADINGLRRVLDELTLARTDLEMQIENLNEELAYMKKEHEEALKEFSSQLAGQVNVEMDAAPGVDLTRMLAEMREQYEAIAEKNRRDAEAWFFSQTEELNKEVASNTEMIQTSKTEITDLRRTLQGLEIELQSQLSMKAGLENSLAEIECRYALQLQQIQGLISSIETQLSELRSEMECQNQEYNMLLDIKTRLEQEIATYRSLLEGQDAKMAGVGVREASLGGGGGGSSGSSNFRVHVEETVDGKVVSSRKRDI; this comes from the exons ATGGCTACCGCATTCTTGCAGACTTCTTCCTCCACCTTCGGGGGTGGTTCGACCCGGGGGGCTTCCCTCCGGGCTGGGGGAGGTGGCTTTGGTGGGGGAAGTCTGTATGGGGGCGGTGGGAGCCGCCTGTCCGTGGCTTCTGCTAGGTTTGTCTCCTCAGGCGCCGGAGGGGGCTACGGGGGCGGCATGAGCTGCGGCTTTGGCGGCGGTTTCGGAGGTGGCATCGGCGGTGGCTTTGGCGGAGGCCTCGGGGGTGGCTTCGGTGACTTTGGAGGTGGCGATGGCGGGCTTCTCTCTGGCAACGAGAAGATCACCATGCAGAACCTCAACGACCGCCTGGCGTCCTACCTGGACAAGGTGCGCGCCCTGGAGCAGGCCAACGGGGAGCTGGAGGTGAAGATCCGAGACTGGTACCAGAAGCAGAGCCCAGCGAGCCCGGAGCGCGACTACAGCCCCTACTTCAAGACCATAGAAGAGATCCGGGACAAA ATCCTGGCTGCCACCATCGACAACTCGCGGGTCATCCTGGAGATCGACAACGCCAGGCTGGCAGCGGATGACTTCAGGCTCAA GTACGAGAATGAGCTGGCCCTGCGCCAGAGCGTGGAGGCCGACATCAACGGCCTACGCAGGGTGCTGGACGAGCTGACCTTGGCCAGGACGGATCTGGAGATGCAGATTGAAAACCTGAACGAGGAGCTGGCCTACATGAAGAAGGAGCACGAGGAG GCGTTGAAGGAGTTCAGCAGCCAGCTGGCCGGCCAGGTCAACGTGGAGATGGACGCGGCACCCGGGGTGGACCTGACCCGCATGCTGGCTGAGATGAGGGAGCAGTACGAGGCCATCGCAGAGAAGAACCGTCGGGATGCCGAGGCCTGGTTCTTCAGCCAG aCTGAAGAGCTGAACAAGGAGGTGGCTTCCAACACAGAGATGATCCAGACCAGCAAGACGGAGATCACAGACCTGAGACGCaccttgcaggggctggagattgAGCTGCAGTCTCAGCTCAGCATG AAAGCTGGGCTCGAGAACTCGCTGGCAGAGATCGAGTGCCGCTACGCCCTGCAGCTGCAGCAGATCCAGGGGCTCATCAGCAGCATCGAGACCCAGCTGAGCGAGCTCCGCAGCGAGATGGAGTGCCAGAACCAGGAGTACAACATGCTGCTGGACATCAAGACGCGGCTGGAGCAGGAGATCGCCACCTACCGCAGCCTGCTCGAGGGCCAGGATGCCAA GATGGCTGGCGTGGGCGTCAGGGAAG CCTCTCTGGGAGGCggaggcggcggcagcagcggcagcagcaatTTCCGCGTCCATGTGGAGGAGACAGTGGATGGAAAGGTGGTTTCCTCCCGCAAGAGGGACATCTAA
- the LOC101597286 gene encoding keratin, type I cytoskeletal 19 isoform X3: protein MTSYSYRQSSATSSFGGLGGGSVRFGAGSTFRAPSIHGGSGGRGVSVSSARFVSSSSGGYGGSYGGGSLGGSDGLLAGNEKITMQNLNDRLASYLDKVRALEQANGELEVKIRDWYQKQGPGPSRDYSPYFKTIEDLRDKILGATIENSRIVLQIDNARLAADDFRTKFETEQALRLSVEADINGLRRVLDELTLARTDLEMQIEGLKEELAYLKKNHEEEISALRSQVGGQVSVEVDSAPGIDLAKILSDMRSQYEVMAEKNRKDAEAWFTSRTEELNREVVGHTEQLKVSKSEVTDLRRTLQSLEIELQSQLSMKASLEGTLAETEARYGAQLAQIQGVISGIEAQLSDVRADMERQNQEYQHLMDIKSRLEQEIATYRSLLEGQDAHYNNLPTPKGI from the exons ATGACTTCCTACAGCTACCGGCAGTCCTCCGCCACCTCGTCCTTCGGGGGTCTGGGCGGCGGCTCCGTGCGCTTTGGAGCTGGGAGCACCTTCCGCGCGCCCAGTATCCACGGGGGATCAGGTGGCCGCGGCGTGTCCGTGTCCTCCGCTCGCTTCGTGTCCTCGTCTTCCGGGGGTTATGGTGGGAGCTATGGTGGTGGATCCCTGGGTGGGTCCGACGGGCTGCTGGCCGGCAACGAGAAGATCACCATGCAGAACCTCAACGACCGCCTGGCGTCCTACCTGGACAAGGTGCGCGCCCTGGAGCAGGCCAACGGGGAGCTGGAGGTGAAGATCCGAGACTGGTACCAGAAGCAGGGGCCCGGACCCTCCCGCGACTACAGCCCCTACTTCAAGACCATCGAGGACCTGCGTGACAAG ATTCTTGGTGCCACTATTGAGAACTCCAGGATCGTCCTGCAGATTGACAATGCCCGTCTGGCTGCAGATGACTTCCGAACCAA GTTTGAGACTGAGCAGGCCCTCCGGCTGAGTGTGGAGGCCGACATCAACGGCCTGCGCAGGGTGCTGGATGAGCTGACCTTGGCCAGGACAGACCTAGAGATGCAGATTGAAGGCCTGAAGGAGGAGCTggcctatctgaaaaagaaccaTGAGGAG GAAATCAGTGCCCTGAGGAGTCAGGTGGGCGGCCAGGTCAGTGTGGAGGTGGACTCTGCTCCAGGAATTGACCTAGCCAAGATCCTCAGTGACATGAGAAGCCAGTATGAAGTCATGGCCGAGAAGAACAGGAAGGACGCCGAAGCCTGGTTCACCTCTCGG ACTGAGGAGCTGAACCGGGAGGTTGTGGGCCATACGGAGCAGCTCAAGGTGAGCAAGTCGGAGGTCACCGACTTGCGACGCACCCTCCAGAGCCTGGAGATCGAGCTGCAGTCTCAGCTCAGTATG AAAGCCTCCCTGGAAGGCACGCTGGCAGAGACCGAGGCCCGCTACGGAGCCCAGCTGGCGCAGATCCAGGGCGTGATCAGCGGCATCGAAGCCCAGCTGAGTGATGTGCGTGCCGACATGGAGCGGCAGAACCAGGAGTACCAGCATCTCATGGACATCAAGTCGCGGCTGGAGCAGGAGATCGCCACCTACCGCAGCCTCCTGGAGGGCCAGGACGCCCACTACAACAATCTGCCCACCCCCAAGGGCATCTGA